From a region of the Terriglobales bacterium genome:
- the nrfD gene encoding NrfD/PsrC family molybdoenzyme membrane anchor subunit, whose amino-acid sequence MSALPEERPDHREQKLVEIRREAEQRGFVSSRGVMPSGAPIPRASEQTGYYGMPLLKEPQWQWEIPLYFFVGGAAGSSAVIGAMADWIGDDYELASHARWLAVGGVGLSSALLIADLGRPSRFLNMLRVIKLQSPMSVGAWVLSAFGSMAAATAFVKAVQKRWDWLPIRIVGNLAQFGSATLGLPFHNYTGVLIGATVIPAWNRNIKTLPIHFGMSGVQAACSILELAGHSDKRALNLLALAAAGWETYEGVHLETRQERVLHPLKRGASGWITRLGGVLSGPLPLALRSVAALVGTSSSQTKLRRTAALCGIAGSLLTRYGWVQAGHSSAKDWRQPLEIGGAEITPLAEPPVEIKDLGVEKTA is encoded by the coding sequence ATGAGCGCACTTCCCGAGGAACGCCCCGATCACCGCGAACAGAAACTGGTCGAGATCCGGCGCGAGGCGGAGCAACGAGGATTCGTCAGCAGCAGAGGTGTGATGCCATCAGGTGCTCCCATCCCCAGAGCAAGCGAGCAAACTGGCTATTACGGAATGCCTTTGCTCAAAGAGCCTCAGTGGCAATGGGAGATTCCGCTGTATTTCTTCGTTGGAGGCGCTGCGGGTTCCTCTGCGGTGATTGGCGCCATGGCGGACTGGATCGGCGACGACTACGAATTGGCCTCTCACGCGCGCTGGCTCGCGGTGGGCGGCGTCGGGCTCTCGTCGGCACTGTTGATCGCCGATCTTGGGCGGCCGTCGCGATTTCTCAATATGCTGAGAGTAATAAAACTCCAGAGCCCCATGAGCGTTGGGGCATGGGTGCTTTCAGCTTTCGGCAGCATGGCTGCCGCCACGGCGTTCGTCAAGGCAGTGCAGAAACGGTGGGATTGGCTGCCGATCAGAATTGTCGGCAACCTCGCGCAGTTTGGATCGGCCACGTTGGGACTTCCCTTCCACAACTACACCGGCGTGCTTATTGGGGCGACCGTAATTCCAGCGTGGAACCGGAACATCAAGACGCTACCGATTCACTTTGGCATGTCGGGTGTGCAGGCGGCCTGTTCCATCCTGGAACTCGCCGGCCATTCCGATAAACGTGCTCTGAACCTGCTAGCGCTTGCGGCGGCGGGATGGGAAACGTATGAAGGAGTGCACCTAGAAACGCGACAGGAACGGGTGCTGCATCCGCTGAAGCGGGGTGCGAGCGGTTGGATTACGCGACTAGGCGGCGTGCTGTCAGGACCGCTGCCGTTGGCCCTGCGTAGCGTGGCCGCCCTGGTGGGAACCAGTTCTTCACAGACAAAGCTGCGGCGAACCGCAGCGCTGTGCGGCATCGCGGGTTCACTACTCACCCGGTACGGATGGGTTCAAGCGGGTCATTCTTCCGCAAAGGATTGGCGGCAACCGTTGGAGATTGGGGGTGCGGAGATCACCCCTTTGGCAGAACCGCCTGTTGAAATAAAGGATCTTGGAGTCGAAAAGACGGCCTAA
- a CDS encoding 4Fe-4S dicluster domain-containing protein — protein sequence MSQTTGFFTDSTLCIGCKACEVACKEWNGLAEDGLDWTGFSYDNTAAVGHSTWRHVKFVENDTIAGLGGNSALQPGWEFSSDVCKHCEVAGCLEACPTGSIVRTEFGGVFVQPDVCNGCAYCVTACPFGVVQKNQKDGRAFKCTFCADRQKAGLKPACASVCPTESIKFGELNELRGDAQVRLEELRSKGIEDAEIYDPQHTSVKGVHAFFLVRGNPKSYNLPPNPEVPTTYLKDGWRSAAIGSAMFVAAALFAFLGGKQ from the coding sequence ATGAGCCAAACGACGGGATTCTTCACTGATTCGACATTGTGCATTGGCTGCAAAGCCTGCGAAGTGGCCTGCAAAGAATGGAATGGCTTAGCGGAAGACGGACTTGATTGGACCGGTTTCTCCTACGACAACACCGCGGCCGTTGGACATTCAACATGGCGCCACGTGAAGTTCGTCGAGAACGACACGATTGCCGGGCTGGGTGGAAATTCGGCATTGCAGCCCGGCTGGGAATTTTCCTCGGACGTCTGCAAGCATTGCGAAGTAGCCGGATGCCTTGAAGCGTGCCCGACGGGATCCATTGTGAGGACGGAGTTCGGCGGCGTTTTCGTGCAACCTGACGTGTGTAACGGTTGCGCGTACTGTGTGACAGCGTGCCCCTTTGGTGTGGTACAGAAGAATCAAAAAGACGGTCGTGCATTCAAGTGCACGTTTTGCGCCGACCGGCAGAAGGCTGGGTTGAAACCGGCATGCGCCTCGGTCTGTCCGACGGAATCGATCAAGTTCGGCGAACTGAATGAGTTGAGGGGCGACGCGCAGGTGCGACTCGAGGAATTGCGCTCGAAGGGGATCGAAGACGCAGAAATCTACGATCCGCAGCACACAAGCGTGAAGGGTGTCCATGCCTTCTTTCTGGTCCGGGGAAATCCGAAGTCATATAACTTGCCGCCAAACCCAGAGGTTCCGACTACTTACCTGAAGGACGGCTGGCGTTCCGCGGCCATCGGGTCGGCGATGTTTGTGGCGGCTGCCCTGTTTGCATTTCTGGGAGGAAAACAATGA